One Paraglaciecola mesophila genomic region harbors:
- a CDS encoding ferredoxin--NADP reductase: protein MAQWLNAKVTKRIDWNDHLFSLRFQCADFPEYTPGQFTKVGIEQDNGVVSRPYSLVSHPQDKQLEIMAVPVEDGVLSPKLHELQENDDLKVMAPATGFLVLNEVPDSDNIWLIGTGTGIGPFLSILAGSEIWLRYKHVILVYAARHQNDLAYSDLIQQCQRQYPRQFSYVPIVSRDKVDGLLHGRIPALLQSGQIIQHAEQPLDAKQSQVMLCGNPQMIEDAMVVLKSMGLKKHLRRSPGQITQERYW from the coding sequence ATGGCACAGTGGTTAAACGCAAAAGTGACTAAAAGAATCGATTGGAACGACCATTTGTTTAGTCTGCGTTTTCAGTGCGCTGACTTTCCTGAGTATACCCCTGGACAATTTACCAAAGTGGGTATTGAGCAAGACAATGGGGTTGTGTCACGGCCCTATTCCTTGGTTAGCCACCCGCAAGATAAGCAACTTGAAATCATGGCTGTGCCGGTTGAAGACGGTGTGTTATCACCAAAACTGCATGAGTTGCAGGAAAATGATGACTTGAAAGTCATGGCACCAGCTACCGGTTTTTTAGTGCTCAATGAGGTGCCTGATAGTGACAATATCTGGCTGATTGGTACAGGGACGGGTATTGGGCCGTTTTTATCTATCTTAGCCGGCTCAGAGATATGGCTACGCTATAAACACGTGATTTTGGTGTACGCTGCCCGTCATCAAAATGATTTAGCCTACAGTGACTTAATTCAACAGTGCCAGCGTCAATATCCTAGGCAATTCAGCTATGTGCCTATTGTCAGTCGAGACAAGGTTGATGGTCTGTTACATGGGCGTATTCCAGCGTTATTACAATCTGGGCAGATCATTCAACACGCGGAGCAACCACTTGATGCCAAGCAAAGCCAAGTGATGCTGTGTGGTAACCCGCAGATGATAGAAGATGCCATGGTCGTGCTCAAAAGTATGGGGCTGAAAAAGCATTTGCGTCGTTCTCCTGGGCAAATTACGCAAGAGCGCTATTGGTAG